From Mustelus asterias chromosome 19, sMusAst1.hap1.1, whole genome shotgun sequence, one genomic window encodes:
- the LOC144507901 gene encoding potassium voltage-gated channel subfamily A member 3-like: protein MNDMNAAGPPLPPPENPPPLLLLPPEVNRAERVVINIAGLRYETQLSTLSQFPDSLLGDPDKRMRYFDPLKNEYFFDRNRPCFDGILYFYQSGGRIRRPVNVSIDMFADEIRFYKLGPEAMERFREDEGFIKEEERPLPNNEFQKQMWLLFEYPESSSPARGIAIVSVLVIVISIIIFCLETLPEFRDDRYSGQRAGNGTQGPGTNSLADPFFIIETTCVVWFTLELLVRFLACPSKAVFARDIMNIIDIVAIFPYFITLGTELAEQREANGQQAMSLAILRVIRLVRVFRIFKLSRHSKGLQILGQTLKASMRELGLLIFFLFIGVILFSSAVFFAEADEPRSHFSSIPDAFWWAVVTMTTVGYGDMKPVTMGGKIVGSLCAIAGVLTIALPVPVIVSNFNYFYHRETDNEEQAQYLKDQPESEASHSEELKRSRSSLGKPLENSDGVNNGAGAHLKANSAPDIRKSLYALCLDPHTETDL, encoded by the coding sequence ATGAACGACATGAACGCGGCGGGGCCGCCGCTGCCGCCACCGGAAAATCCGCCGCCGCTGCTGCTGCTCCCGCCGGAGGTGAACCGCGCCGAGCGGGTGGTCATCAACATCGCCGGGCTGCGCTACGAGACCCAGCTGAGCACCTTGAGCCAGTTCCCGGACAGCCTGCTGGGCGACCCCGACAAGAGGATGCGCTACTTCGACCCGCTCAAGAACGAGTACTTCTTCGACCGCAACCGCCCCTGCTTCGACGGCATCCTCTACTTCTACCAGTCGGGCGGCCGCATCCGCCGACCCGTCAATGTCTCCATCGACATGTTCGCCGACGAGATCCGCTTCTACAAGCTGGGACCCGAGGCCATGGAGCGGTTCCGGGAGGACGAGGGCTTCATCAAGGAAGAAGAGCGACCCCTGCCCAACAACGAGTTCCAGAAGCAGATGTGGCTCCTCTTCGAGTACCCGGAGAGTTCCAGTCCCGCCCGCGGCATCGCCATCGTCTCCGTCCTGGTCATCGTCATCTCCATCATCATCTTCTGCCTGGAGACCCTGCCCGAGTTCCGCGACGACCGCTACAGCGGGCAGCGCGCCGGCAACGGCACCCAGGGGCCGGGCACCAACAGCCTGGCGGACCCCTTCTTCATCATCGAGACCACCTGCGTGGTGTGGTTCACCCTGGAGCTGCTGGTCCGCTTCCTGGCCTGTCCCAGCAAGGCGGTCTTCGCCCGGGACATCATGAACATCATTGACATCGTGGCCATCTTCCCCTACTTCATCACCCTGGGCACCGAGCTGGCAGAGCAAAGAGAGGCCAATGGTCAACAGGCCATGTCCTTGGCCATCCTCCGGGTCATCCGCCTGGTGCGGGTCTTCCGCATCTTCAAGCTTTCCCGCCACTCCAAGGGCCTCCAGATCCTGGGCCAGACGCTCAAGGCCAGCATGAGGGAGCTGGGCCTCCTCATCTTCTTCCTCTTCATCGGGGTCATCCTCTTCTCCAGCGCCGTGTTCTTCGCTGAGGCGGACGAGCCCCGCTCCCACTTCTCCAGCATCCCCGACGCTTTCTGGTGGGCGGTGGTCACCATGACCACGGTGGGCTACGGCGACATGAAGCCGGTCACCATGGGCGGCAAGATCGTGGGCTCCCTGTGCGCCATCGCCGGGGTGCTGACCATCGCCCTGCCCGTGCCCGTCATCGTCTCCAACTTCAACTACTTCTACCACCGGGAGACGGACAACGAGGAGCAGGCTCAGTACCTGAAAGACCAGCCGGAGAGCGAGGCCAGCCACTCGGAGGAGTTGAAGAGGAGCCGGAGCTCGCTGGGCAAACCCTTGGAGAACAGCGATGGGGTGAACAATGGCGCGGGCGCCCACCTGAAGGCCAACAGCGCCCCGGACATCAGGAAATCTCTGTACGCCCTGTGCCTGGacccacacactgagacagacctgTAA